One genomic region from Arenicella chitinivorans encodes:
- a CDS encoding DUF6524 family protein, protein MKSFGFGSVFVRFVFALVLVFATYNPSTYSYYHWVEGVFPKFTPALAICGLFILIAWGIYLRATFRSLGVLGLVLAAAFFASFVWLFYDLGWLQTDNVSVMTWVVLVIVSLLLAIGMSWSHIRRRLTGQVDIDDVDED, encoded by the coding sequence ATGAAATCGTTCGGCTTTGGAAGTGTGTTTGTTCGTTTTGTGTTTGCGTTGGTGCTCGTGTTTGCGACGTACAACCCTTCTACGTATTCCTACTATCATTGGGTCGAAGGCGTGTTCCCAAAATTCACACCTGCGTTGGCGATCTGTGGTTTGTTCATTCTCATTGCGTGGGGCATCTATTTGCGCGCCACGTTTCGCTCACTTGGCGTTCTAGGGCTTGTGTTAGCCGCTGCATTCTTCGCGAGTTTCGTCTGGTTATTCTACGACCTAGGGTGGTTGCAAACGGATAACGTCAGCGTGATGACCTGGGTGGTATTGGTGATAGTCTCGCTATTGCTTGCCATCGGTATGTCATGGTCGCACATTCGACGTCGACTCACTGGGCAAGTGGACATTGATGATGTGGATGAAGATTAG
- a CDS encoding AraC family transcriptional regulator, whose translation MTQLHQYIIILGAFQGVLLFALLVADRRVATAGKLLGVHCLLVALILLFPFLLFSNQPEAFSWAVGWLFYIPVCLGPLFYLYCRTAIVDRPLRLSDSVHALPVIACYLLNIDSIVFSGDEIRAWVIGAPAPNWRLWLSEYLLFGFAFFYFVLTLVTIRRLQMQAGRTLSSVDPEIFRWLWIFVGSVFIVWVAKLILSFTSLLPPITVVATDALIVLFIYMVAIAQWRSPKLFAVEKLATVQAQLEADERSAKSGSGGMLDTQIRASMIDEIKRHVESEGLFRDSGLTLTGLAEATGLSTHHVSESLNQQEGKNFNQFINDYRLDDVVQRLKAGATGTILELAMDAGFASKSTFNTLFKRRFGVTPSQYKRGVVGGEVVTLP comes from the coding sequence ATGACGCAGCTTCATCAGTACATCATCATACTTGGTGCGTTCCAGGGAGTACTGCTGTTCGCCTTGCTCGTGGCAGACCGTCGAGTGGCTACCGCCGGTAAGTTACTGGGCGTGCATTGTCTGTTGGTTGCCCTGATTCTATTATTCCCCTTTTTACTTTTTTCTAATCAACCTGAGGCATTTAGCTGGGCGGTTGGGTGGTTGTTTTACATACCGGTGTGTCTCGGGCCGCTGTTTTATCTATATTGTCGTACGGCGATCGTGGATCGCCCTTTGAGGCTCTCTGATTCAGTACACGCCTTGCCAGTCATTGCTTGTTATCTGCTTAATATCGATTCAATCGTGTTTTCGGGTGACGAAATTCGAGCTTGGGTCATCGGCGCACCGGCACCGAACTGGCGTTTATGGTTGAGTGAGTATCTTCTTTTCGGATTTGCGTTTTTCTACTTTGTGTTGACGCTTGTCACGATCCGACGATTGCAGATGCAAGCGGGTAGGACACTCTCCTCAGTTGATCCAGAGATTTTTAGATGGCTATGGATTTTCGTAGGGAGCGTGTTCATTGTTTGGGTGGCTAAGCTGATTTTGTCGTTTACCAGTTTGCTTCCGCCTATTACTGTGGTGGCGACGGACGCACTGATCGTGCTGTTTATTTACATGGTGGCGATTGCCCAATGGCGCAGTCCGAAGTTGTTTGCGGTCGAAAAACTGGCGACTGTGCAAGCACAGTTGGAAGCGGATGAAAGGAGCGCGAAATCGGGCTCCGGTGGTATGCTCGATACACAAATCCGAGCAAGCATGATCGATGAAATCAAGCGGCATGTGGAATCAGAGGGGTTGTTTCGTGACAGTGGATTGACGCTGACGGGTCTGGCTGAGGCAACCGGCCTAAGTACGCACCACGTATCGGAATCACTGAACCAACAGGAAGGGAAGAATTTTAATCAGTTCATTAATGACTATCGGTTAGACGATGTGGTTCAACGCCTAAAAGCTGGCGCAACGGGCACAATTTTGGAGTTGGCAATGGACGCTGGCTTTGCGTCTAAAAGCACCTTCAATACCTTGTTTAAGAGGCGTTTTGGCGTTACGCCGTCGCAATACAAGAGGGGGGTCGTGGGGGGTGAGGTTGTGACGCTACCCTGA